One window from the genome of Salvelinus fontinalis isolate EN_2023a chromosome 3, ASM2944872v1, whole genome shotgun sequence encodes:
- the si:dkey-195m11.11 gene encoding uncharacterized protein si:dkey-195m11.11, producing MDQLFSSVSFTMAMLSVTVLTILWLGQSARVVWTQGPLPAPSLSFYRPRFGGNIQLFSDVELICTLPTNVRLPITVSFSWANQSLSAIHSLTIQNRDDVRFTTKAIAANEGIYVCWYNASNTGDVSGTSNPANLTISSLPGPILVVPPFIPIGGNYTISCQTTTRFPNRTLALYYRQLPVTVGNEIFKLQGSAALLDRHDSITLSRWLVDGTETFEFVCRLEIVDFNQHIYLSPPSSPHPAIAEEAPIRLVPQYQGSKCLGQLEVQVRGSWGPVCQQIESWNPAMGSVVCRELGCGTLSSVSTKQDYNLKVDFSIGSILCRGSEGRLRECQIDAVQPLCNSRKGVKMVCSDALPTTKISVTGYREVSRVDISDEHSLELSCMFNAPWFGTEKLFMDLTRVSIDSYINVIDNVQIASGEKMRTMLHAPVLSGEYACRIRGSQQTVSSVRIFVSKWYKPNVGLIITALLTTASGAAILVYMCVYRVQKEETENAVTSQGVSTADPEASPRIESV from the exons ATGGACCAATTATTCTCGTCAGTTTCATTCACTATGGCGATGCTCAGCGTAACAG TGCTCACCATCTTGTGGCTTGGGCAATCAGCCAGGGTGGTTTGGACTCAGG GCCCTCTTCCAGccccctcgctctctttctaCCGCCCCCGTTTTGGCGGCAACATCCAACTTTTCTCAGACGTGGAGCTGATCTGCACACTTCCGACCAATGTTAGATTGCCAATAACTGTCTCTTTTAGCTGGGCCAACCAATCCCTCTCTGCAATACATTCCCTCACCATACAAAACAGAGATGATGTCAGGTTCACCACGAAAGCCATTGCAGCCAATGAGGGGATCTACGTATGCTGGTACAATGCCAGCAATACTGGAGACGTGTCGGGAACAAGCAATCCAGCCAACCTTACCATCT CCTCTCTTCCAGGGCCAATTTTGGTGGTGCCCCCCTTCATACCCATCGGAGGAAACTACACCATCAGCTGCCAAACTACCACCCGCTTCCCCAACAGAACCCTGGCCCTTTACTACAGACAGCTGCCTGTTACTGTGGGAAACGAGATCTTTAAGCTTCAGGGGTCAGCGGCCCTTCTTGACAGACACGATTCCATTACACTGAGCAGGTGGCTAGTGGACGGCACAGAAACCTTCGAGTTTGTCTGCAGACTGGAGATTGTGGACTTCAACCAGCATAtttacctctctcctccctccagtcccCACCCAGCTATTGCAG AGGAGGCGCCTATCCGTCTTGTGCCCCAGTATCAGGGCTCCAAGTGTCTGGGACAACTGGAGGTGCAGGTCAGAGGAAGCTGGGGCCCTGTGTGCCAACAGATAGAAAGCTGGAACCCGGCAATGGGTAGTGTGGTTTGTCGAGAGCTGGGCTGTGGGACACTATCTTCCGTCTCGACGAAGCAAGACTACAACCTTAAGGTTGACTTCTCCATCGGTTCCATATTGTGCAGAGGAAGCGAGGGACGACTCAGGGAGTGTCAGATTGATGCGGTGCAGCCCCTTTGTAACTCAAGGAAGGGGGTGAAAATGGTTTGCTCAG ATGCTCTGCCAACTACTAAGATCTCAgtcacaggctacagagaggtatcGAGAGTCGACATCAGTGATGAGCACTCGTTGGAATTGTCCTGCATGTTCAATGCCCCTTGGTTTGGTACAGAAAAG CTTTTCATGGACTTGACGAGGGTCTCCATAGATTCGTACATTAACGTAATCGACAATGTGCAAATCGCCTCAGGAGAGAAGATGAGGACCATGCTTCATGCCCCTGTCTTATCAGGAGAGTATGCCTGTAGAATTAGAGGGTCTCAACAGACTGTGTCCTCAGTGAGGATCTTCGTGAGCA AATGGTACAAACCAAATGTCGGACTCATCATCACGGCTCTCCTCACAACCGCATCTGGAGCAGCCATattagtgtatatgtgtgtctatCGGGTCCAGAAGGAGGAGACAGAAAATGCTGTCACTTCTCAAGGGGTGTCCACAGCTGACCCAGAGGCCTCACCAAGAATAGAGAGTGTCTAG